The Nitrospira sp. sequence TCCACCAGATCATTCGAGCGGGATGCGCTGCTCGAATACGTGTCACAGTGGACGATCAAACGAACGGGACAGCCGGAACCATTGGTACGTGAAGTATTGGGCTGTGCTGGACGTTGGTTGGATGCAGCGTACGCTGAGATTGCCGCGCAACGGCCGGATGTCTTGGGTGAGTCTCCGGAGGACGACGAAGGCAGCGAGCCGGTCTCATGACCGTCGTTGGTCCCTCGCGGGGCGACGGCTCACGGGACAGGGAAAGGCGCGATGACATCCTGGCGGCCTCGACGCACGATCAAACTGCGTTCCCGCTTGTACGGCTTGCATGGTATTCCTGCGATAACCGCCGAGCGTCATCTCCAAAAGGGGCTTCCTCGCCATCTCAATGACCATTTGAATCTGCTGCATGGAAACTGTTCCGATCACTCAAGCCGGCTTAGACTCGGACGACTTCTTCATCGCCTCACCCATCACGATTCCGGCGTACAAGAATCCGCCTTGGCGGAGTTGGAGTTGGCCACGCAGTTGATTCGTGTCGGACTCCACGTCGCATTTCTGCCCGAGTCACTAGCTCGAACAGCCGACCTTGAATGTCGTCATGAATCGGAACGGTTTTTTGTAGAGGTGACGGCGATGGTCGGTTCCGCCGAACGACGACGGCTTCCGCTTCGCGTTGTCATGAACGGCGAAGAAGACGGTGTGGAAACAGATCGTGGCGTGCTGTTGATCCACCGAATCTCGGCTCGCATCAGGCAAAAGGCCAGGCAGCTTGCCGACTACTGCGAACCGGTACTTTTGAGCATCTCGATTCCGAGGGCGGACCTCCGGGGTGGGCATCAAGGACGGCGAGAGCAGATTCGAATGGACGTGAAGGCCCTGGCCGGCTCCATAACCGTTGATCTGATGAAACTTCGACATCTCAGCGCCGTCCTGATTTCACTCTGGGATGTGGAGCCGATTCCCTCGCGCGCGGCGCTGAGGCTTACGAATGTCGAGGTGATCGAACGGGCCAAGCACCAGCAGACTCAGCCGCGCGTCCGCATGCTGATTCGGAACCCCAGAGCTTCAGTTCCGCTCTCCGAAGCTCAGACTGCCTCAGTCAGGCAAACGCTATAGCTCCTTCGCCATGTGGAGTTATCTCGGCGCCTTCCGCGCGTTGTAAATGCGGCCTCCGGCTTGCCGATAACGCTGGAAGACGGCGATGGCATCTTTGCGGCAAACGTCTCGGATCACGGAGACCCCGCGCTGTTCAAATGCCGCCACCCAGTTCCTGGGTTTCGGTCCTTCGTCGAACCCGATCGCTGCGGCATCGTGACTTCTGGCGCCGCAGACAATCTTGCGAACACCGGACCACAGGATTGCGCCATAACACATGGCACACGGCTCACAACTGGTGATCAACTCGAGTTTCGGCAGGCCGGTTGCGCTGAGATCAAAGTGTTCCAGGACGCGGTGGGCATTCGCCAGCGCAACGGTTTCGGCGTGGGCCAGCGAGCAATTCGACGATTCGACGAGATTCACGCCCACGGCGACGAGCCGCCCGGTCCGAGTTTCGAAGATGGCCGCGCCGAATGGTCCGCCGGTCCTGGACGTCACATTGGTCATCGCAAGCTGGATGGCAAATCGCATGCGATCGACAGCCGCAACAATAGGTGTTTGGCGGCGCGCAAGACGGACGGCCCAGGCTGGAAGGCGAAAGGGAGAAGCGGACGACCATCCGGATTTCACGACGTGAGAGAAAGCTGTAACGCATCGAGATGCTTCGTGACCATGGCATCGCCGTTTTTGGTGGATACGTCGATGCCTGTCGCGCAGACGGTTCGGCATTCTTCCAGGCGTCCCAGCTTCTGGAGTGATTGGGCGAGCGCGAGATAGGCGGCCGAATAGGTCGGCTTTACCGTGACGCACTGACGCAAGGATTTGGCTGCTTCTTCGAAATTGCCGTCATCCATGT is a genomic window containing:
- a CDS encoding nucleoside deaminase: MRFAIQLAMTNVTSRTGGPFGAAIFETRTGRLVAVGVNLVESSNCSLAHAETVALANAHRVLEHFDLSATGLPKLELITSCEPCAMCYGAILWSGVRKIVCGARSHDAAAIGFDEGPKPRNWVAAFEQRGVSVIRDVCRKDAIAVFQRYRQAGGRIYNARKAPR
- a CDS encoding tetratricopeptide repeat protein; protein product: MPNPRIEPLKKILVMDPNDDVAWFGLGKAYMDDGNFEEAAKSLRQCVTVKPTYSAAYLALAQSLQKLGRLEECRTVCATGIDVSTKNGDAMVTKHLDALQLSLTS